One Microvirga thermotolerans DNA window includes the following coding sequences:
- the paaB gene encoding 1,2-phenylacetyl-CoA epoxidase subunit PaaB: MSDKKKEWPLWEVFIRSQHGLAHRHVGSLHAPDAEMAIMNARDVYTRRNEGVSIWVVRASDIAASSPSEKGPLFEPANSKVYRHPTFYEIPEELGHM, translated from the coding sequence ATGAGCGACAAGAAGAAGGAATGGCCTCTCTGGGAGGTCTTCATCCGCAGCCAGCACGGTCTCGCGCACCGCCATGTGGGCAGCCTGCACGCTCCCGATGCCGAGATGGCGATCATGAACGCCCGCGACGTCTACACGCGCCGCAACGAGGGCGTGAGCATCTGGGTGGTCAGGGCGTCCGACATCGCGGCCAGTTCGCCGAGCGAGAAGGGACCGCTGTTCGAGCCGGCCAACAGCAAGGTCTACCGGCACCCGACCTTCTACGAGATCCCGGAAGAGCTGGGGCATATGTGA
- a CDS encoding Phenylacetic acid catabolic protein: MVDEESLVSFVAGGGRLSAPDNVTPRYRGELMRLMAIFVDSEMAGASGFADCINLAPGLKERIVATRIVLEKFDHARKVLELMEQFGAHTDQYVGAHPWASRLDRSANLGTRRIGDDMRLNVFHYPINGWVDSVVMNLLMGQATVVQLDELSRSSYQPLADTLAEILPVERRHAELGEDGLRAALEKGHDRIDAQASVNYWYPRVADTFGRSSSDHYEQHRRYGLRQKSREDLLALWQGSVHPILEGFGLSVPDLVTGSAGQAPQRVLA; this comes from the coding sequence ATGGTCGATGAAGAGAGCCTCGTCAGCTTCGTGGCAGGCGGCGGCCGCCTGAGTGCCCCCGACAATGTCACGCCCCGCTATCGCGGCGAACTCATGCGCCTCATGGCGATCTTCGTCGATTCCGAAATGGCCGGTGCCTCCGGATTCGCGGATTGCATCAATCTGGCTCCCGGCCTGAAGGAGCGGATCGTCGCCACCCGGATCGTGCTGGAGAAGTTCGACCATGCACGAAAGGTGCTGGAGCTGATGGAGCAGTTCGGCGCCCATACGGACCAGTATGTCGGCGCGCATCCCTGGGCTTCCAGGCTCGACCGGAGTGCCAATCTCGGCACGCGCCGCATCGGCGATGACATGCGGCTCAACGTCTTTCATTACCCGATCAACGGCTGGGTCGATTCGGTGGTGATGAACCTGCTGATGGGGCAGGCGACCGTGGTGCAGCTCGACGAATTGAGCCGCTCCTCCTATCAGCCGCTGGCGGACACGCTCGCGGAGATCCTCCCGGTCGAGAGACGTCATGCCGAACTCGGGGAGGACGGATTGCGCGCCGCCCTCGAGAAAGGGCACGACAGGATCGACGCGCAGGCATCGGTGAACTACTGGTACCCCCGGGTGGCGGACACCTTCGGCCGCTCCTCGTCGGATCATTACGAGCAGCACCGGAGGTACGGCCTGCGCCAGAAGAGCAGGGAAGATCTCCTGGCCCTCTGGCAGGGCAGCGTCCATCCGATTCTCGAAGGATTCGGGCTGAGCGTGCCGGATCTGGTCACGGGCAGTGCCGGTCAGGCGCCACAGAGGGTCCTGGCCTAG
- the paaC gene encoding 1,2-phenylacetyl-CoA epoxidase subunit PaaC, which yields MNEQEALFEYLLRLGDNALILGHRLSEWCGHAPALEEDLALANVALDLIGQTQLWLNLAGTVEGKGRDADKLAYLRDTREFRNVLLVEQPNGDFAVTMVRQLYFDAWHYLLLQGLTTSRDGRIAEIAAKALKEVTYHLERSREWVIRLGDGTEESHRRMQTALDDLWMYTGELFEPDEVDRAMVGAGIGPDVSTLHEPWLGLMRATAEEATLTLPQPGWTQRGGKKGIHSEHLGYILADLQFLQRAYPNATW from the coding sequence ATGAACGAGCAGGAAGCCCTCTTCGAGTATCTCCTGCGCCTCGGCGACAATGCCCTCATCCTCGGGCATCGCCTGTCGGAATGGTGCGGGCATGCGCCAGCCCTCGAGGAGGATCTGGCTCTGGCGAACGTGGCCCTCGACCTCATCGGGCAGACCCAGCTCTGGCTGAACCTGGCCGGCACGGTGGAGGGGAAGGGGCGAGATGCCGACAAGCTCGCCTATCTTCGCGATACCCGCGAGTTCCGCAACGTGCTGCTGGTCGAGCAGCCGAACGGCGACTTCGCCGTCACCATGGTGCGGCAGCTCTATTTCGACGCCTGGCACTACCTGCTCCTCCAGGGCCTCACGACATCGCGCGACGGGCGCATTGCCGAAATCGCCGCGAAGGCGCTGAAGGAGGTGACCTACCACCTCGAACGGAGCCGCGAATGGGTGATCAGGCTCGGCGACGGCACCGAGGAGAGCCACCGCCGCATGCAGACGGCCCTCGACGACCTGTGGATGTACACGGGCGAGCTGTTCGAGCCGGACGAGGTCGACCGGGCGATGGTCGGCGCCGGCATCGGGCCGGACGTCTCGACCCTGCACGAGCCTTGGCTCGGCCTCATGCGAGCCACCGCCGAGGAGGCGACCCTGACCCTGCCGCAGCCCGGCTGGACGCAGCGGGGCGGGAAGAAGGGCATTCACTCCGAGCATCTCGGCTACATTCTGGCCGACCTGCAGTTCCTCCAGAGGGCCTATCCCAACGCCACATGGTGA
- the paaN gene encoding phenylacetic acid degradation protein PaaN, whose product MGFFDDHRDLLVQALQAARSRGYWSAFPEIPSGKIYGETARADGEAAFATLLDRPFEIDQPANGRVGREVSPLGKPLGITYPKSEPAALIAAARNAGGAWAAASVEERVGVALEMLARINRQSFLFGNAVMHTSGQAFPMAFQAGGPHAQDRGLEAVAYAYDEMTRVPRQARWEKPQGKSPPLLLDKAYRIVPRGIALVIACATFPTWNSYPGLFASLVTGNAVIVKPHPQAILPLALTVRIGREVLREAGFDPNVLLLAADEPDAPVTKELALDPAVGIVDFTGSPVFGRWLRENVRHAVLFTEEAGVNSVVIESTDDFGGMCRNLAFSLSLYSGQMCTAPQNIYVPRGGIDTDEGHKSFDEVAAGIAGAIDDLLSDRARAENVLGAIQSEETLKRIEAARRLGRIVRDSSPVDGAGGARTATPLIVAVDAADEHAYLEERFGPISFVIAVATAEEAIERAARSAKEKGAITAALYSTRETLIDRASEVFARAGVALSVNLTGAIYVNQSAAFSDYHVTGANPAGTACLTDSAFVANRFHIATMRRPMAA is encoded by the coding sequence ATGGGATTCTTCGACGACCATCGGGACTTGCTCGTCCAGGCCCTTCAGGCGGCCCGCTCGCGCGGCTATTGGAGCGCCTTTCCCGAGATTCCGAGCGGCAAGATCTATGGCGAGACGGCCAGGGCAGACGGGGAGGCGGCCTTCGCAACCCTGCTCGACCGGCCCTTCGAGATCGACCAGCCGGCGAACGGCCGGGTGGGGCGGGAAGTGTCGCCCTTGGGAAAACCCCTCGGCATCACCTATCCGAAATCCGAGCCGGCTGCCCTGATCGCGGCCGCCCGGAACGCGGGCGGCGCATGGGCTGCGGCGAGCGTCGAGGAGCGGGTCGGGGTCGCGCTCGAAATGCTGGCGCGGATCAACAGGCAGAGCTTCCTGTTCGGCAATGCCGTCATGCATACGAGCGGGCAGGCCTTCCCGATGGCCTTCCAGGCGGGCGGGCCTCATGCGCAGGACCGCGGGCTCGAGGCGGTCGCCTACGCCTATGACGAAATGACCCGCGTGCCGCGTCAGGCGCGCTGGGAGAAGCCGCAGGGCAAGAGCCCGCCGCTCCTGCTCGACAAGGCCTATCGCATCGTCCCGCGCGGGATCGCGCTCGTGATCGCCTGCGCGACCTTCCCGACCTGGAATTCCTATCCGGGTCTCTTCGCGAGCCTCGTCACCGGCAACGCGGTGATCGTCAAGCCGCATCCCCAGGCGATCCTGCCGCTGGCGCTGACCGTGCGGATCGGCCGGGAGGTGCTGCGGGAAGCGGGCTTCGACCCCAATGTCCTGCTTCTTGCGGCGGATGAGCCCGATGCGCCGGTGACCAAGGAACTCGCGCTCGACCCCGCCGTCGGCATCGTGGACTTCACGGGTTCTCCGGTCTTCGGCCGCTGGCTGCGGGAGAACGTGCGCCACGCGGTCCTGTTCACGGAGGAAGCGGGCGTGAACTCCGTCGTCATCGAATCGACGGACGACTTCGGCGGCATGTGCCGGAATCTCGCCTTTTCCCTCTCCCTCTATTCGGGGCAGATGTGCACGGCGCCGCAGAACATCTATGTGCCGCGCGGCGGCATCGACACGGACGAGGGGCACAAGAGCTTCGACGAGGTTGCGGCCGGGATCGCAGGCGCCATCGACGACTTGCTGAGCGATCGGGCGCGTGCCGAAAACGTCCTCGGCGCCATCCAGAGCGAGGAGACGCTCAAGCGCATCGAGGCGGCGCGCCGCCTCGGGCGGATCGTGCGTGACTCGAGCCCCGTGGATGGAGCCGGCGGCGCCCGGACGGCCACGCCCCTGATCGTCGCCGTCGATGCGGCGGACGAGCATGCCTATCTCGAGGAGCGCTTCGGCCCGATCAGCTTCGTCATCGCCGTTGCGACGGCGGAGGAGGCGATCGAACGTGCCGCGCGCTCGGCGAAGGAGAAGGGCGCGATCACGGCTGCGCTGTATTCCACCCGCGAGACTCTGATCGACAGGGCGTCCGAGGTCTTTGCCAGGGCGGGGGTGGCCCTTTCCGTCAATCTGACGGGAGCGATTTACGTCAACCAGTCCGCGGCCTTCAGCGACTATCACGTCACGGGCGCGAACCCGGCCGGTACGGCCTGTCTCACCGATAGCGCATTCGTCGCCAACCGGTTCCACATTGCGACGATGCGCAGGCCTATGGCGGCCTGA
- a CDS encoding TetR/AcrR family transcriptional regulator yields MARTRANDYDEKRRAILDRSAELFAEHGYDRASMSKIAEACGVSKANLYHYYKDKEELLFDVIRFHLEELLEVVEAADRPDLPPDARLKELIGALLEAYRDADAEHNVQINGLRLLAPDRQAELKGMERELVRIFSEAVAGVAPQLKGTKLLKPVTMSLFGMINWHYLWFRDKGDVTRADYAELVAQLVVDGTRNLHAQQFGAARRVNAAE; encoded by the coding sequence ATGGCACGAACCCGCGCCAACGACTATGACGAGAAGCGCCGGGCGATCCTCGATCGCTCGGCCGAACTCTTTGCCGAGCACGGCTACGACCGGGCCTCGATGAGCAAGATTGCCGAAGCGTGCGGCGTATCGAAAGCGAACCTCTATCACTACTACAAGGACAAGGAGGAGCTGCTCTTCGACGTCATCCGCTTCCACCTCGAGGAACTGCTCGAGGTGGTGGAAGCGGCCGACCGCCCTGACCTTCCACCCGACGCCCGGCTCAAGGAGCTGATCGGCGCCCTGCTGGAGGCCTACCGCGACGCCGACGCCGAGCACAACGTGCAGATCAACGGTCTCCGGCTGCTGGCGCCCGACCGTCAGGCCGAGCTCAAAGGCATGGAGCGCGAGCTGGTGCGGATCTTTTCCGAAGCCGTCGCGGGCGTGGCGCCCCAGCTCAAAGGCACCAAGCTGCTCAAGCCGGTCACCATGTCCCTCTTCGGCATGATCAACTGGCACTATCTCTGGTTCAGGGACAAAGGCGATGTCACGCGCGCCGACTATGCGGAGCTGGTCGCTCAGCTCGTCGTGGACGGCACCCGCAATCTGCATGCGCAGCAGTTCGGAGCGGCACGACGCGTGAACGCGGCGGAGTAG
- the paaI gene encoding hydroxyphenylacetyl-CoA thioesterase PaaI: protein MDAQSTLSMSEPQKLAKACADAMWADDQASQGLGMVVERVAPGEAVLSMTVRPDMTNGHGICHGGFIFTLADSAFAFACNTYNQRTVAQHCAVTFLQPGRRGDRLTAHAVERSRTGRSGIYDVTVRDSRGEVVAEFRGHSRTITGTLVESSADGNP, encoded by the coding sequence ATGGACGCGCAGTCGACGCTTTCGATGAGCGAACCGCAGAAGCTCGCCAAAGCCTGCGCCGACGCCATGTGGGCAGACGACCAGGCGAGCCAGGGGCTCGGCATGGTGGTCGAGCGGGTCGCGCCGGGCGAGGCCGTCCTTTCGATGACCGTCCGTCCCGACATGACGAACGGACACGGCATCTGCCACGGCGGCTTCATCTTCACGCTGGCGGATTCGGCCTTTGCCTTCGCCTGCAACACCTACAACCAGCGCACGGTCGCACAGCACTGTGCCGTCACGTTCCTGCAGCCCGGACGCCGGGGCGACAGGCTCACCGCCCATGCGGTGGAGCGGTCCAGGACGGGCCGCTCCGGCATCTACGACGTGACCGTCAGGGACAGCCGCGGCGAGGTCGTCGCGGAGTTCCGTGGCCATTCGCGCACCATCACCGGCACGCTCGTGGAATCGAGCGCGGACGGCAATCCATAG
- the paaE gene encoding 1,2-phenylacetyl-CoA epoxidase subunit PaaE: MTKFYPVKVADVRRETRDAIVLTLDVPKEYKEAFRFVPGQYLTLRATIDGEEVRRSYSICAAANDTHLRVGIKKVAGGLFSNWASEHLAPGQTIEAMPPMGNFHVPLGAQQKRHFVGFAAGSGITPLLSIVKSTLTAEPQSSFTLFYGNRASSTIMFREELEDLKNEHLDRFSLIHVLSREQQDIDLFNGRIDKEKCDQLLEHWIDVSSIDTAFICGPQDMMVGVAQSLEEHGLDKRRIKFELFATSTPGRRQRRPEEAKAEKRQNLCEATIVIDGRARTISFEKGTSSVLDAATAEGLELPYACKGGVCSTCRAMLVEGEVDMDANFALEDYEVARGYILTCQSYPVTDKIVVDFDK, translated from the coding sequence ATGACAAAGTTCTACCCGGTCAAAGTCGCCGACGTCCGACGCGAAACCCGTGACGCCATCGTGCTCACCCTCGACGTGCCGAAGGAATACAAGGAGGCGTTCCGCTTCGTGCCGGGTCAGTACCTGACCTTGCGGGCGACCATCGACGGCGAGGAGGTCCGGCGCTCGTATTCGATCTGCGCCGCCGCCAACGATACGCATCTGCGGGTCGGCATCAAGAAGGTGGCCGGCGGCCTGTTCTCGAACTGGGCGAGCGAGCATCTCGCACCCGGGCAGACGATCGAGGCCATGCCGCCGATGGGCAACTTTCACGTGCCGCTCGGCGCGCAGCAAAAGCGGCATTTCGTGGGCTTCGCTGCCGGCAGCGGCATCACGCCCCTGCTCAGCATCGTCAAGTCGACGCTGACGGCCGAGCCGCAATCCTCCTTCACCCTGTTCTACGGCAACAGGGCGTCGAGCACGATCATGTTCCGGGAGGAACTGGAGGACCTGAAGAACGAGCATCTCGACCGCTTCAGCCTGATCCATGTCCTCAGCCGCGAGCAGCAGGACATCGACCTGTTCAACGGCCGCATCGACAAGGAGAAGTGCGACCAGCTCCTCGAGCACTGGATCGACGTATCCTCCATCGACACCGCCTTCATCTGCGGCCCGCAGGACATGATGGTGGGCGTCGCACAGAGCCTGGAGGAGCATGGTCTCGACAAGCGCCGGATCAAGTTCGAGCTCTTCGCCACCTCGACGCCCGGCCGCCGGCAGCGCCGGCCCGAGGAGGCGAAGGCGGAGAAGCGCCAGAACCTCTGCGAGGCGACTATCGTCATCGACGGCCGGGCGCGGACGATCTCCTTCGAGAAGGGGACCTCCTCGGTGCTCGATGCGGCGACGGCCGAGGGCCTGGAGCTTCCCTATGCCTGCAAGGGCGGCGTATGCTCCACCTGCCGGGCGATGCTCGTCGAGGGCGAGGTCGACATGGACGCCAATTTCGCGCTCGAGGACTACGAGGTGGCGCGGGGCTACATCCTGACCTGCCAGAGCTACCCGGTCACCGACAAGATCGTGGTCGATTTCGACAAGTGA
- the paaD gene encoding 1,2-phenylacetyl-CoA epoxidase subunit PaaD, whose translation MTTALTRPSLDQVRNWLGEVPDPEVPAVSVMDLGIVRDIRWMDDELVVAITPTYSGCPATSVIALDIEVALRARGIDRLKIERRLSPPWTTDWITEEGRRKLEAYGIAPPAEKARDPSPLDRFLRSAPPAIKCPRCSSENTFRVSEFGSTPCKAQYQCRDCLEPFDYFKCI comes from the coding sequence ATGACGACTGCCCTGACGCGGCCCAGCCTCGACCAGGTCCGGAACTGGCTCGGGGAGGTACCCGACCCGGAGGTGCCGGCCGTGTCGGTCATGGACCTCGGCATCGTCCGCGACATCCGGTGGATGGACGACGAACTGGTGGTGGCGATCACGCCGACATATTCGGGCTGTCCCGCCACGAGCGTGATCGCGCTGGACATCGAGGTGGCCCTCAGAGCCCGCGGCATCGACCGCCTGAAGATCGAGCGCCGGCTGTCGCCGCCCTGGACGACGGACTGGATCACGGAAGAGGGCAGGCGCAAGCTCGAGGCCTACGGCATCGCGCCGCCGGCGGAGAAGGCCCGGGATCCTTCGCCGCTCGACCGGTTCCTGCGCAGCGCGCCGCCGGCGATCAAGTGTCCGCGCTGCAGCTCGGAGAATACCTTCCGTGTGAGCGAGTTCGGCTCGACGCCTTGCAAGGCGCAGTACCAGTGCCGCGACTGCCTCGAACCCTTCGACTACTTCAAGTGCATTTGA
- the paaA gene encoding 1,2-phenylacetyl-CoA epoxidase subunit PaaA yields MYAQMVKTGVAHVQSRDEMSPEERAFQDRIDADIKIEPKEWMPEAYRKTLIRQISQHAHSEIIGMQPEGNWITRAPTLERKAILLAKVQDEAGHGLYLYCAAETLGVSRDELMEQLNSGKAKYSSIFNYPTLTWADIGAIGWLVDGAAIMNQVPLQRCSYGPYSRAMIRICKEESFHQRQGYDIMMKLARGTPEQKQMAQDALNRWWWPSLMMFGPSDANSVHSAQSMKWKIKINSNDELRQKFVDQTVPQAEYLGLTVPDPDLKWNAERGHYDFGEIDWEEFYQVIGGNGPCNRQRLRTRVKAYEEGRWVRDAAEAYAAKKAARTQAKAA; encoded by the coding sequence ATGTATGCGCAGATGGTGAAAACGGGCGTCGCCCACGTCCAGTCCCGGGACGAGATGTCCCCGGAGGAGCGCGCCTTCCAGGATCGCATCGACGCGGACATCAAGATCGAGCCGAAGGAGTGGATGCCGGAGGCGTACCGCAAGACCCTGATCCGGCAGATCTCCCAGCACGCCCACTCCGAGATCATCGGCATGCAGCCGGAGGGCAACTGGATCACCCGGGCGCCGACTCTCGAGCGCAAGGCCATCCTGCTCGCCAAGGTGCAGGACGAGGCCGGGCACGGCCTCTATCTCTACTGCGCCGCCGAGACCCTCGGCGTCTCCCGTGACGAGCTGATGGAGCAGCTCAACAGCGGCAAGGCGAAATATTCCAGCATCTTCAACTATCCGACCCTGACCTGGGCCGATATCGGCGCCATCGGCTGGCTCGTGGACGGCGCGGCGATCATGAACCAGGTGCCGCTGCAGCGCTGCTCCTACGGGCCCTATTCCCGGGCCATGATCCGCATCTGCAAGGAGGAGAGCTTCCACCAGCGCCAGGGCTACGACATCATGATGAAGCTCGCGCGCGGCACCCCCGAGCAGAAGCAGATGGCCCAGGACGCCCTGAACCGCTGGTGGTGGCCGTCGCTGATGATGTTCGGCCCCTCCGACGCGAACTCGGTGCACAGCGCCCAGTCGATGAAGTGGAAGATCAAGATCAACTCCAACGACGAACTGCGCCAGAAATTCGTCGACCAGACGGTGCCGCAGGCCGAGTACCTCGGTCTCACCGTTCCCGATCCCGACCTCAAGTGGAACGCCGAGCGCGGCCACTACGATTTCGGCGAGATCGACTGGGAGGAGTTCTACCAGGTGATCGGCGGCAACGGCCCCTGCAACCGCCAGCGCCTGCGGACCAGGGTGAAGGCCTACGAGGAGGGCCGCTGGGTGCGCGACGCCGCCGAGGCCTATGCGGCCAAGAAGGCCGCGCGGACCCAGGCGAAGGCTGCGTGA
- the paaG gene encoding 2-(1,2-epoxy-1,2-dihydrophenyl)acetyl-CoA isomerase PaaG — protein sequence MENDLILTDRREGYRVITLNRPDRLNSFNEAMHAALMSALLDAEADDECRALVLTGAGRGFCAGQDLSDRVFSPGQVPDLSSTLERLYNPLVRKLRDLRVPVICAVNGVAAGAGANIAFACDIVLAARSAKFIQAFAKLGLVPDSGGTWFLPRLVGPARARALALLAEPVPAEQAEAWGMIWKAVDDAVLMDEARRLAAHFATQPTVGLGLIKRALDASETNDLDAQLDLERDYQGQAGRTPDYMEGVKAFFEKRSPKFTGRA from the coding sequence TTGGAGAACGATCTCATCCTCACGGACAGGCGGGAAGGCTACCGCGTCATCACCCTCAACCGGCCGGATCGCCTGAACTCCTTCAACGAGGCCATGCATGCGGCCCTGATGAGCGCGCTTCTCGACGCTGAAGCCGACGACGAATGCCGCGCTCTGGTTCTCACGGGCGCCGGGCGCGGCTTCTGTGCCGGACAGGATCTCTCGGATCGCGTCTTCAGCCCGGGCCAGGTTCCCGACCTCTCCTCGACCCTGGAGCGGCTCTACAACCCCCTCGTCCGTAAGCTGCGGGATCTGCGGGTGCCGGTGATCTGTGCGGTGAACGGCGTCGCGGCGGGTGCCGGGGCCAACATCGCATTCGCTTGCGACATCGTCCTCGCGGCCCGCTCGGCCAAGTTCATCCAGGCCTTCGCGAAGCTCGGCCTCGTCCCCGATTCCGGCGGAACATGGTTCCTGCCGCGGCTCGTGGGCCCCGCCCGCGCCCGCGCCCTCGCCCTTCTGGCCGAGCCGGTTCCGGCCGAGCAGGCGGAAGCCTGGGGCATGATCTGGAAGGCCGTCGACGACGCCGTCCTCATGGACGAGGCGCGCCGCCTCGCCGCCCATTTCGCAACCCAGCCGACCGTGGGCCTCGGCCTCATCAAGCGCGCCCTCGACGCTTCCGAAACCAACGATCTCGACGCGCAGCTCGACCTGGAGCGCGACTATCAGGGCCAGGCCGGCCGCACGCCCGACTACATGGAAGGCGTCAAGGCCTTCTTCGAGAAGCGTTCGCCGAAATTCACCGGGAGGGCCTGA
- the paaK gene encoding phenylacetate--CoA ligase PaaK, with amino-acid sequence MLQIPLRKLSELKPQPTQLDRFEVASRDELAAWQRDRLAWTLRHAYENVPHYRAKLDAAGVHPDDFKDLSDLAKFPFTTKADLRDNYPFGMFAVPQNQIVRIHGSSGTTGKPTVVGYTKRDIDMWADVVARSIRASGGRPGMKVHVAYGYGLFTGGLGAHYGAERLGCTVIPMSGGMTERQVQLIQDFQPDIIMVTPSYMLAILDEFRKQGLDPRKSSLKVGIFGAEPWTNAMRTEIEEAFDIHAVDIYGLSEVIGPGVACECVESKDGLHIWEDHFYPEVIDPQTGEVLPDGEEGELVFTSLTKEAMPVIRYRTRDLTRLLPGTSRTMRRMEKITGRTDDMMIIRGVNVFPSQIEEKLLTIPALSGHYQIVLSREGRMDQMEIRVEIRPEADYPETRQAAASQLGKAIKDTVGITAKVTVVDPEGIERSLGKARRVIDRRPKE; translated from the coding sequence TTGCTTCAGATTCCGCTTCGCAAACTTTCCGAGCTCAAGCCACAGCCGACCCAACTCGACCGCTTCGAGGTGGCCTCCAGGGATGAGCTCGCTGCGTGGCAGCGCGACCGCCTGGCTTGGACCCTGCGGCACGCCTACGAGAACGTGCCCCACTACAGGGCGAAACTCGACGCGGCCGGCGTCCATCCGGACGATTTCAAGGATCTGAGCGACCTCGCCAAGTTCCCGTTCACGACCAAAGCGGACCTGCGGGACAACTATCCCTTCGGCATGTTCGCCGTGCCGCAGAACCAGATCGTGCGCATCCACGGCTCCTCCGGCACCACCGGCAAGCCGACGGTCGTCGGCTACACCAAGCGCGACATCGACATGTGGGCGGACGTGGTGGCCCGCTCCATCCGCGCGAGCGGCGGGCGGCCGGGCATGAAGGTGCACGTGGCCTACGGCTACGGCCTCTTCACCGGCGGCCTCGGCGCCCATTACGGAGCAGAACGCCTCGGCTGCACCGTGATCCCCATGTCGGGCGGCATGACGGAGCGCCAGGTCCAGCTGATCCAGGACTTCCAGCCGGACATCATCATGGTGACGCCCTCCTATATGCTGGCGATCCTGGACGAGTTTCGGAAGCAGGGCCTCGACCCGCGCAAGTCCTCGCTCAAGGTCGGCATCTTCGGGGCCGAGCCCTGGACCAATGCCATGCGCACCGAGATCGAGGAGGCCTTCGACATCCATGCGGTCGACATTTACGGCCTCTCCGAGGTCATAGGGCCGGGCGTCGCCTGCGAGTGCGTCGAAAGCAAGGACGGACTGCACATCTGGGAGGACCACTTCTACCCGGAGGTGATCGACCCCCAGACGGGCGAGGTTCTGCCCGACGGCGAGGAGGGCGAGCTGGTCTTCACCTCCCTCACCAAGGAGGCGATGCCCGTGATCCGCTATCGCACGCGGGACCTGACGCGCCTCCTGCCCGGCACCTCACGAACCATGCGCCGCATGGAGAAGATCACCGGCCGGACCGACGACATGATGATCATCCGAGGGGTGAACGTCTTCCCGAGCCAGATCGAGGAAAAGCTCCTGACGATCCCGGCGCTGTCCGGCCACTACCAGATCGTCCTGAGCCGGGAGGGGCGCATGGACCAGATGGAAATCCGCGTCGAGATCCGCCCGGAAGCGGACTACCCGGAAACGCGCCAGGCTGCCGCCAGCCAGCTGGGCAAGGCGATAAAGGACACCGTCGGCATCACCGCGAAGGTGACCGTCGTCGACCCCGAAGGCATCGAGCGCTCGCTCGGCAAGGCGCGACGCGTCATCGACCGCAGACCGAAAGAATAG